A genomic window from Betta splendens chromosome 24, fBetSpl5.4, whole genome shotgun sequence includes:
- the sash1a gene encoding SAM and SH3 domain-containing protein 1a isoform X10: protein MEGEHGPSAAAEEPRADAAAPPDSFSQLWTDVMGMLDGSLGNIDDLAQEYSEYYNTCFGDVSDRMEELRKRRVSQELDMDKQDPSSTSLQLRSEIQESLGFSSEVSTPETDRKMPLHKSSSEDGSGGKWDNKKKNKSFWQNFRKSPHKPVVRQASKGEDIGYVASEITMSDEERIQLMMMVKEKMITVEEALARLKEYERSRQSSSTDTAEWTEGCAPTFNQSSNCNSREQSDDEASEDSVKFKRLHKLVNSTRRVRKKLIKVEEGKKHASEDFLNLEATPTCEDNTALYTGVLKKPALPQEASLPSLAHDQLSLDGDTDSLTTSPSSSSLDTWSGHKLVKTFSKSSSTHGLIRPPKRTPLGSAGLGGSVSGVGGSGSSFSELDGCGLDDEGKLSRSTTDGEMRKALNSISHGRTCSFGGFDLSNRSLHVVNAGSEANNKEHEAIYREVVKSPTTSRISLGKKVKSVKETMRKRMSKKYSSSLSEQSSPDGAPGSPQSPQPDTDSLEKPKLKAGGSVESLRSSLSGQSSMSGQTVSTTDSSASNRESVKSEDGDDEEPPYRGPFCGRARVHTDFTPSPYDTDSLKLKRGDVIDIISKPPMGTWMGLLNNKVGTFKFIYVDVLNEEEEKPKRPVRRRRKGRPPKPTSVEELLERINLKEHMPTFLFNGYEDLDTFKLLEEEDLDELNIRDPQHRAVLLTAVELLQEYDSSSDPERGGLSGSQEKLLSEGRGLVGDSPRDSGCYESNENLENGKSRKVSRSSRSSAGLQSPDYPTLPMTLSTEALQQNNKNQRLKFPRSFFIKPSLKGFNLLGLRKTQRRSPIPASRSCEDLDGPPQPSGPWKRSHSLGDLHWEQSAEQKKDLGVELKTTKDGPKSGNSSPAKVCRDEGSPSPNGNPTVAPKVRAERPPIPSQLPLHPPCPATQSPNYPELLSSPSPSPPESSGERVIRTHPKKPPVPPPVPAKKSRDRLANGLRHPPLSLPSSPSPTHSLTRSHPSSPVIRSGGSSPCAPALPAKSPSAHTSPSAHTSPSATSSASSMGEEPGSPLAAQPPWLSDLGGKVAVARKLSHFKPSSDLLTLLEQRLEAEGIDLTEEPYSDKHGRCGIPQPLVQRYSEDLEQPVKDVAATMDQLRVRELRKQHRMAIPSGGLTEMCRKPPPSGNVSTVSDWLVSIGLPMYAAALAAAGVDTLGRVAALTERGAWEAGVRDERHARRLLSEARQLRTHREARS from the exons gAATCCTTGGGCTTCAGCAGCGAGGTGTCAActccagagacagacagaaa AATGCCCCTGCACAAGTCCAGCTCTGAAGATGGGTCTGGAG GCAAATGggacaataaaaagaaaaacaaatccttTTGGCAGAACTTCCGCAAGTCTCCACACAAACCCGTGGTGCGACAGGCTTCCAAAG GAGAGGACATTGGCTACGTGGCCAGTGAGATCACCATGAGCGACGAGGAGCGAAtccagctgatgatgatggtgaaagAGAAGATGATTACCGTAGAAGAAGCTCTGGCTCGG CTGAAGGAGTATGAACGCAGCAGACAGTCCAGCAGTACTGACACTGCAGAGTGGACTGAAGGATGTGCACCCACTTTTAACCAGTCCTCAAACTGCAAC tctcGTGAGCAGTCGGACGATGAGGCATCAGAGGACTCTGTGAAGTTTAAACGTCTTCACAAACTGGTTAACTCAACACGCCGGGTCAGGAAAAAGCTCATCAAGGTGGAAGAGGGCAAGAAACATGCCTCTGAAG ATTTTCTGAATCTGGAAGCAACTCCCACCTGTGAGGACAACACCGCTCTCTACACGGGTGTCCTGAAGAAGCCGGCGCTGCCCCAGGAGGCCTCCCTGCCGTCCCTCGCCCACGATCAGCTCTCCCTGGACGGCGACACGGACAGCCTGACCACCTCGCCCTCCTCCAGCAGTCTGGACACCTGGTCTGGGCACAAGCTGGTCAAAACCTTCAGTAAGTCCTCCAGCACCCACGGCCTCATCCGACCCCCCAAGAGAACGCCGCTGGGCTCCGCAGGCCTGGGGGGGTCCGTGTCCGGCGTGGGCGGCAGCGGCTCCTCCTTCTCCGAGCTGGATGGCTGCGGACTGGACGACGAGGGCAAACTGTCGCGCTCCACGACGGACGGCGAGATGCGGAAGGCGCTGAACTCCATCTCCCACGGG AGAACATGCAGCTTCGGAGGCTTCGACCTGTCCAACCGCTCGCTCCATGTGGTCAACGCAGGCTCCGAGGCCAAC AATAAAGAGCACGAGGCTATATACAGGGAAGTGGTCAAGTCGCCCACTACTTCTCGAATCTCGCTGGGCAAGAAGGTCAAGTCGGTCAAGGAGACGATGAGGAAGCGCATGTCGAAGAAGTACAGCAGCTCCTTGTCTGAGCag TCGAGTCCGGATGGAGCCCCTGGTTCCCCTCAGTCCCCTCAGCCCGACACCGACTCTCTGGAGAAGCCGAAGCTCAAGGCGGGAGGCTCGGTGGAAAGCCTGCGCAGTTCACTGAGCGGACAGAGTTCAATGA GCGGTCAGACAGTGAGCACCACCGACTCATCGGCCAGCAACAGAGAAAGTGTGAAGTCCGAGGACGGCGACGACGAGGAGCCGCCGTACAGAGGACCGTTCTGTGGTCGCGCTCGGGTTCACACAGACTTCACCCCCAGCCCCTACGACACAGACTCCCTCAAActgaag CGTGGTGATGTCATCGACATCATCAGTAAGCCGCCCATGGGAACGTGGATGGGTCTGCTCAACAACAAAGTGGGCACCTTCAAGTTCATCTACGTGGACGTgctgaatgaggaggaggagaaacccaAGAGgccggtgaggaggaggaggaagggccgACCTCCCAAACCCAcctctgtggaggagctgctggagcgcaTCAACCTCAAG GAGCACATGCCCACGTTCCTGTTCAACGGCTATGAGGATCTGGACACATTCAAGTTGCTGGAAGAAGAAGATCTGGACGAGCTGAACATCAGAGATCCTCAGCACAGAGCGGTGCTGCTCACGGCCgtagagctgctgcaggagtaCGACA GCAGCAGCGACCCAGAGCGCGGTGGCCTGTCGGGCTCCCAGGAGAAGCTCCTGTCTGAGGGCCGGGGGCTGGTGGGAGACTCCCCGCGGGACTCCGGCTGCTACGAGAGCAACGAGAACCTGGAGAATG gtAAGAGCAGGAAGGTCTCCCGCTCCAGTCGCTCCTCAGCCGGCCTCCAGTCCCCGGACTACCCCACCCTGCCCATGACCCTGTCCACAGAGGCTCTGCAACAGAACAACAAGAACCAGCGCCTAAAGTTCCCCAGGAGCTTCTTCATCAAGCCCTCCCTGAAGGGATTCAACCTGCTGGGGCTGCGCAAGACCCAAAGACGGTCCCCCATCCCGGCGAGCCGCAGCTGTGAGGACCTGGACGGACCCCCACAGCCCAGTGGTCCCTGGAAACGCTCCCACTCGCTGGGAGACCTGCACTGGGAGCAGAGTGCCGAGCAGAAAAAGGATCTGGGTGTGGAGCTCAAAACCACCAAGGACGGACccaaatctggcaacagcagccCCGCCAAGGTCTGTAGAGATGAAGGTTCCCCTTCTCCCAACGGGAATCCAACGGTGGCCCCCAAAGTAAGGGCTGAGAGGCCACCAATACCCTCCCAGCTGCCTCTCCACCCTCCCTGCCCTGCAACCCAGTCCCCCAATTATCCGGAGCTCCTCTCAAGCCCAAGCCCGAGCCCCCCAGAGTCTAGTGGTGAGAGGGTGATTCGGACTCACCCCAAAAAGCCCccagtccctcctcctgttcctgccAAAAAGTCCAGGGACCGGCTGGCCAATGGCCTGCGccacccccctctctccctgccCTCCTCTCCGTCGCCCACCCACTCCCTTACCCGTTCCCACCCCAGCAGCCCCGTGATCCgaagcggcggcagcagccccTGTGCCCCCGCCCTGCCCGCCAAGAGCCCCAGCGCCCACACCAGCCCCAGCGCCCACACCAGCCCCAGCGCCACCTCCTCGGCCTCTTCCATGGGCGAGGAGCCCGGCAGCCCGCTGGCGGCGCAGCCTCCGTGGCTCTCGGACCTCGGGGGCAAGGTGGCCGTGGCGAGAAAGCTCTCCCATTTCAAGCCCAGTTCAGACCTGCTCACTCTGCTGGAACAGCGGCTGGAGGCGGAGGGAATCGATCTGACGGAGGAACCGTACTCCGACAAG CACGGCCGCTGCGGGATCCCCCAGCCGCTGGTGCAGCGCTACTCCGAGGACCTGGAGCAGCCCGTGAAGGACGTGGCCGCCACCATGGACCAGCTCCGGGTCCGAGAGCTCCGCAAACAGCACCGCATGGCT ATTCCCTCCGGAGGTCTGACGGAGATGTGCCGGAAGCCGCCGCCCTCAGGTAACGTCAGCACCGTCTCCGATTGGCTCGTCTCCATCGGCCTGCCCATGTACGCGGCGGCGCTGGCGGCGGCCGGCGTGGACACGCTGGGCCGCGTGGCCGCGCTGACGGAGCGCGGCGCGTGGGAGGCCGGCGTGCGGGACGAGCGACACGCCCGGCGGCTGCTGAGCGAGGCGCGGCAGCTCAGGACGCACAGGGAGGCGCGGTCCTAA
- the sash1a gene encoding SAM and SH3 domain-containing protein 1a isoform X4 encodes MEGEHGPSAAAEEPRADAAAPPDSFSQLWTDVMGMLDGSLGNIDDLAQEYSEYYNTCFGDVSDRMEELRKRRVSQELDMDKQDPSSTSLQLRSEIQESLGFSSEVSTPETDRKMPLHKSSSEDGSGGKWDNKKKNKSFWQNFRKSPHKPVVRQASKGEDIGYVASEITMSDEERIQLMMMVKEKMITVEEALARLKEYERSRQSSSTDTAEWTEGCAPTFNQSSNCNSREQSDDEASEDSVKFKRLHKLVNSTRRVRKKLIKVEEGKKHASEDFLNLEATPTCEDNTALYTGVLKKPALPQEASLPSLAHDQLSLDGDTDSLTTSPSSSSLDTWSGHKLVKTFSKSSSTHGLIRPPKRTPLGSAGLGGSVSGVGGSGSSFSELDGCGLDDEGKLSRSTTDGEMRKALNSISHGVSNNEALYAFYGLTKPRPKPHNQSRLLISLDDAQQGSPKHPPAHRHLGSWTHRKPDPNYAYSTKHLLYQRARNAPASPLSVAPPSPARCDVAKSKAFGSGGSGWAFPSRRLRGRTAVSELNITYVVERSLYGHLNWAQLVRPVTLSRAERRCLLEEDREADRKWAASVDRCTKRVLLRIQQKSRTCSFGGFDLSNRSLHVVNAGSEANNKEHEAIYREVVKSPTTSRISLGKKVKSVKETMRKRMSKKYSSSLSEQSSPDGAPGSPQSPQPDTDSLEKPKLKAGGSVESLRSSLSGQSSMSGQTVSTTDSSASNRESVKSEDGDDEEPPYRGPFCGRARVHTDFTPSPYDTDSLKLKRGDVIDIISKPPMGTWMGLLNNKVGTFKFIYVDVLNEEEEKPKRPVRRRRKGRPPKPTSVEELLERINLKEHMPTFLFNGYEDLDTFKLLEEEDLDELNIRDPQHRAVLLTAVELLQEYDSSSDPERGGLSGSQEKLLSEGRGLVGDSPRDSGCYESNENLENGKSRKVSRSSRSSAGLQSPDYPTLPMTLSTEALQQNNKNQRLKFPRSFFIKPSLKGFNLLGLRKTQRRSPIPASRSCEDLDGPPQPSGPWKRSHSLGDLHWEQSAEQKKDLGVELKTTKDGPKSGNSSPAKVCRDEGSPSPNGNPTVAPKVRAERPPIPSQLPLHPPCPATQSPNYPELLSSPSPSPPESSGERVIRTHPKKPPVPPPVPAKKSRDRLANGLRHPPLSLPSSPSPTHSLTRSHPSSPVIRSGGSSPCAPALPAKSPSAHTSPSAHTSPSATSSASSMGEEPGSPLAAQPPWLSDLGGKVAVARKLSHFKPSSDLLTLLEQRLEAEGIDLTEEPYSDKHGRCGIPQPLVQRYSEDLEQPVKDVAATMDQLRVRELRKQHRMAIPSGGLTEMCRKPPPSGNVSTVSDWLVSIGLPMYAAALAAAGVDTLGRVAALTERGAWEAGVRDERHARRLLSEARQLRTHREARS; translated from the exons gAATCCTTGGGCTTCAGCAGCGAGGTGTCAActccagagacagacagaaa AATGCCCCTGCACAAGTCCAGCTCTGAAGATGGGTCTGGAG GCAAATGggacaataaaaagaaaaacaaatccttTTGGCAGAACTTCCGCAAGTCTCCACACAAACCCGTGGTGCGACAGGCTTCCAAAG GAGAGGACATTGGCTACGTGGCCAGTGAGATCACCATGAGCGACGAGGAGCGAAtccagctgatgatgatggtgaaagAGAAGATGATTACCGTAGAAGAAGCTCTGGCTCGG CTGAAGGAGTATGAACGCAGCAGACAGTCCAGCAGTACTGACACTGCAGAGTGGACTGAAGGATGTGCACCCACTTTTAACCAGTCCTCAAACTGCAAC tctcGTGAGCAGTCGGACGATGAGGCATCAGAGGACTCTGTGAAGTTTAAACGTCTTCACAAACTGGTTAACTCAACACGCCGGGTCAGGAAAAAGCTCATCAAGGTGGAAGAGGGCAAGAAACATGCCTCTGAAG ATTTTCTGAATCTGGAAGCAACTCCCACCTGTGAGGACAACACCGCTCTCTACACGGGTGTCCTGAAGAAGCCGGCGCTGCCCCAGGAGGCCTCCCTGCCGTCCCTCGCCCACGATCAGCTCTCCCTGGACGGCGACACGGACAGCCTGACCACCTCGCCCTCCTCCAGCAGTCTGGACACCTGGTCTGGGCACAAGCTGGTCAAAACCTTCAGTAAGTCCTCCAGCACCCACGGCCTCATCCGACCCCCCAAGAGAACGCCGCTGGGCTCCGCAGGCCTGGGGGGGTCCGTGTCCGGCGTGGGCGGCAGCGGCTCCTCCTTCTCCGAGCTGGATGGCTGCGGACTGGACGACGAGGGCAAACTGTCGCGCTCCACGACGGACGGCGAGATGCGGAAGGCGCTGAACTCCATCTCCCACGGGGTAAGTAACAACGAGGCCCTCTATGCCTTCTACGGCCTCACCAAACCCCGCCCCAAACCCCACAACCAGTCCCGTCTCCTCATCTCCCTGGACGACGCGCAGCAAGGCAGCCCCAAACACCCGCCCGCCCACCGGCACCTCGGCAGCTGGACGCACCGCAAGCCGGACCCCAACTACGCGTACTCCACTAAGCACCTGCTGTACCAGCGCGCACGCAACGCCCCTGCCTCCCCCTTGTCtgtcgcccccccctcccccgcgcGCTGCGACGTAGCCAAGTCGAAGGCTTTTGGAAGCGGCGGGAGCGGCTGGGCGTTCCCGTCCCGCAGGCTGCGCGGCCGCACCGCGGTCAGCGAGCTGAACATCACCTATGTGGTGGAGCGGAGCCTGTACGGCCACCTGAACTGGGCCCAGCTGGTCCGCCCGGTAACGCTCAGCCGCGCCGAGCGCCGCtgcctgttggaggaggaccgGGAGGCGGACAGGAAGTGGGCGGCCAGTGTGGACCGCTGCACCAAACGCGTGCTCTTGCGGATCCAGCAGAAGTCT AGAACATGCAGCTTCGGAGGCTTCGACCTGTCCAACCGCTCGCTCCATGTGGTCAACGCAGGCTCCGAGGCCAAC AATAAAGAGCACGAGGCTATATACAGGGAAGTGGTCAAGTCGCCCACTACTTCTCGAATCTCGCTGGGCAAGAAGGTCAAGTCGGTCAAGGAGACGATGAGGAAGCGCATGTCGAAGAAGTACAGCAGCTCCTTGTCTGAGCag TCGAGTCCGGATGGAGCCCCTGGTTCCCCTCAGTCCCCTCAGCCCGACACCGACTCTCTGGAGAAGCCGAAGCTCAAGGCGGGAGGCTCGGTGGAAAGCCTGCGCAGTTCACTGAGCGGACAGAGTTCAATGA GCGGTCAGACAGTGAGCACCACCGACTCATCGGCCAGCAACAGAGAAAGTGTGAAGTCCGAGGACGGCGACGACGAGGAGCCGCCGTACAGAGGACCGTTCTGTGGTCGCGCTCGGGTTCACACAGACTTCACCCCCAGCCCCTACGACACAGACTCCCTCAAActgaag CGTGGTGATGTCATCGACATCATCAGTAAGCCGCCCATGGGAACGTGGATGGGTCTGCTCAACAACAAAGTGGGCACCTTCAAGTTCATCTACGTGGACGTgctgaatgaggaggaggagaaacccaAGAGgccggtgaggaggaggaggaagggccgACCTCCCAAACCCAcctctgtggaggagctgctggagcgcaTCAACCTCAAG GAGCACATGCCCACGTTCCTGTTCAACGGCTATGAGGATCTGGACACATTCAAGTTGCTGGAAGAAGAAGATCTGGACGAGCTGAACATCAGAGATCCTCAGCACAGAGCGGTGCTGCTCACGGCCgtagagctgctgcaggagtaCGACA GCAGCAGCGACCCAGAGCGCGGTGGCCTGTCGGGCTCCCAGGAGAAGCTCCTGTCTGAGGGCCGGGGGCTGGTGGGAGACTCCCCGCGGGACTCCGGCTGCTACGAGAGCAACGAGAACCTGGAGAATG gtAAGAGCAGGAAGGTCTCCCGCTCCAGTCGCTCCTCAGCCGGCCTCCAGTCCCCGGACTACCCCACCCTGCCCATGACCCTGTCCACAGAGGCTCTGCAACAGAACAACAAGAACCAGCGCCTAAAGTTCCCCAGGAGCTTCTTCATCAAGCCCTCCCTGAAGGGATTCAACCTGCTGGGGCTGCGCAAGACCCAAAGACGGTCCCCCATCCCGGCGAGCCGCAGCTGTGAGGACCTGGACGGACCCCCACAGCCCAGTGGTCCCTGGAAACGCTCCCACTCGCTGGGAGACCTGCACTGGGAGCAGAGTGCCGAGCAGAAAAAGGATCTGGGTGTGGAGCTCAAAACCACCAAGGACGGACccaaatctggcaacagcagccCCGCCAAGGTCTGTAGAGATGAAGGTTCCCCTTCTCCCAACGGGAATCCAACGGTGGCCCCCAAAGTAAGGGCTGAGAGGCCACCAATACCCTCCCAGCTGCCTCTCCACCCTCCCTGCCCTGCAACCCAGTCCCCCAATTATCCGGAGCTCCTCTCAAGCCCAAGCCCGAGCCCCCCAGAGTCTAGTGGTGAGAGGGTGATTCGGACTCACCCCAAAAAGCCCccagtccctcctcctgttcctgccAAAAAGTCCAGGGACCGGCTGGCCAATGGCCTGCGccacccccctctctccctgccCTCCTCTCCGTCGCCCACCCACTCCCTTACCCGTTCCCACCCCAGCAGCCCCGTGATCCgaagcggcggcagcagccccTGTGCCCCCGCCCTGCCCGCCAAGAGCCCCAGCGCCCACACCAGCCCCAGCGCCCACACCAGCCCCAGCGCCACCTCCTCGGCCTCTTCCATGGGCGAGGAGCCCGGCAGCCCGCTGGCGGCGCAGCCTCCGTGGCTCTCGGACCTCGGGGGCAAGGTGGCCGTGGCGAGAAAGCTCTCCCATTTCAAGCCCAGTTCAGACCTGCTCACTCTGCTGGAACAGCGGCTGGAGGCGGAGGGAATCGATCTGACGGAGGAACCGTACTCCGACAAG CACGGCCGCTGCGGGATCCCCCAGCCGCTGGTGCAGCGCTACTCCGAGGACCTGGAGCAGCCCGTGAAGGACGTGGCCGCCACCATGGACCAGCTCCGGGTCCGAGAGCTCCGCAAACAGCACCGCATGGCT ATTCCCTCCGGAGGTCTGACGGAGATGTGCCGGAAGCCGCCGCCCTCAGGTAACGTCAGCACCGTCTCCGATTGGCTCGTCTCCATCGGCCTGCCCATGTACGCGGCGGCGCTGGCGGCGGCCGGCGTGGACACGCTGGGCCGCGTGGCCGCGCTGACGGAGCGCGGCGCGTGGGAGGCCGGCGTGCGGGACGAGCGACACGCCCGGCGGCTGCTGAGCGAGGCGCGGCAGCTCAGGACGCACAGGGAGGCGCGGTCCTAA